In Eremothecium gossypii ATCC 10895 chromosome III, complete sequence, the genomic window GGCGTATCCTGGCAGGGCACGGAGGCCCGCAGTGGGCCCGCAGACCGGGCGGCAGGACACGAGGGAGCAATGCTTCAATGAGGAACGCCAGTCGCTGCCCCGTAGGGCGCGCCACGGCATTCCGCCTCGGTGTCGCTGCCAGCCGGCGTTGGGATGTGCACGCGGGCAGCCATGGCTGCCGGCACGCCGAGCACGATCCTACCGCGTTGGGGGCAATGACGACGTGGGTCTAACGGACCGGAAATATAGAACAATACCTTGCAGGGACGGAAATGACGAAGTATGAAATACATTGAGGCTCAGCGCCAGAAACTGAAGTTTTTTCGGAACAAGCGCAGCTCAATCCATCGAGATGAAATCTTCTAGCTCCAGTGGTAAAACACCTGACTGCGCTTCGGGCAGAAGAGACGAGGgcgagcgcgcgccgcggcgcgcccCATCCCCATGGTGCGAGCACTGCGTGCCCGGGCGCCCGGCGCGCTCACACTCGTCTCTTCCACTGGACAACCGCTGCTGGATTGCGCCAATGGTCAAAGTCCACCGAGCTATCAGTCAACTCGAACGGCTCGTTCAGGTCGTCCTTGAAGATACTGCTGCCGCCCAACGGGTAGTTCTGCGACTGCGTTAGTAACAGGTTCCACGACTCGCTCGCGGCCGGCCGCCCGCCGAACGCGCGCGGCCCCTCCTCGTACGCCGGCGCGAACGCGCCGTACGAGTACGACTCCGCCGCGAGCGGCTCCGGCTTCGCCTCCAGCACGAAGTCCCGGCGCCCGAACGCCTCCTCGCCCACCGTCGTGCACGGCGAGCCCGGCGTCGCGCCCGACGCGCAGGGGCTCTTCACGCTCGGCGTCGTCGCCGCCGACAGCCCCGCGCCCTCGTCCTTGTCGCTGCGCTCGTCCGCCAGCGTGATCGCGAACGACGGCGTGCCCGAGCCCTCGCGCGCCACCGCCTCGTACTCCGTGACCGCCCGGCCCAGCGCCGCGTccccgcgcgccgccaccagcgcgcCCAGGTCCACGTGCGCCACGATccgctccagcagcgcgcaCTTGCGCTCCAGGTACAGCAGGTGCAGCCGCTTCTTCTCGCGCGACTGGTGCGCCGCCTTGCGGTTGCGCAGGATCCGCTCGATCCGCCGCTGCTCCTTCTCCTCCTGCGTCTTGGCCCGCTTGCGGGGCGGCAGCGTCGACTTGAAGTCCGCAGGGATGTCGTTCACGGTGTGGCTTGTCATGGGGATGGGTTTCTTAGCGAATGGTCTGGTTGCTGTCTTTCCACACCTCGAAACCCACCGGCCCGTAGCCCCTTATATACCCTCCGCTGCGCCATAAATAGCCTCCGCCGCCCCACGTCCACAGTGATGCTGCGGCTGCCGATACGCCTGCATACCGCGGGGCTTTGCGTGCCGTCGTACGGCCTGCGCCCGCCATTCCCGCCCGAgacgcgcgcgcaggcgccggGCCTAGCCCGCGCCCGCATCATGCCACCTCCGTGGTGCACGGGCGCTCATTACGTCCCGTGCCGCCGAGCCCCGCCCCGCTGTTGACAAAATAGCGCATACCGGCAAAATGTTTGTTTACGTGGGCGCCTGTCGGCACTATACGAGCATTGTTGGCTATTTGTGTCAAGACGTAAACGGATAGCtccggcggcgcggcaaTCGCGGATCGGTCAAGCCACCGGAGAGGCGACGGAAGGGGATATTGCGGCGGATCGGGCAGACGCGGGATCGGCACGCAATCCGGCCTGGGGGACTATGTAGGCGTAGGGCTGGCCGGGTCATCGGCGGATGTGCAGGTCATCTCGGGCGGCACGAGGTAGTGGGCGCGGTACCAGCGGAGCTGGGCGATGCTCTCGAGGATGTCGGCGCGGGCGGTGTGGGCGGCGCGCTTGCGGGGCGTGGCGGCGTGCAGCGCGGGGTTGTGGCGGGCGCAGACCTCGGCGAGCGAGGAGACGTCGATGATGCGGTGGGACAGGTGGGCGACGACGGCGGGGAAGTCGCGCAGCATGAACAGGCGGTCCATGTGCACGCTGTTGCCGGCGAGCACGGCGCGGCCGGGGCGGGGGACGAGACGGCGGATGTAGGCGAGCAGCTCTGCCTCGACCTGCGCGGCGGACTTGGGGCAggccagcgcgcgcgcggtGAGGCCGCTGGCGCCGTGGTGCTGGGTGCACCAGGCGTCCAtggcggcgagcgcggcggcggaggcgTGCACGACGCTCTCGTAGCCGTCGTCGACGGGGTTGAGGTGCCCGTCGGTGACGAGGCAGCAGACCTCGATGATGTGGTCCGAGGTGTGGTCGAGGCCGGTCATCTCGCAGTCGATCCAGACGATGGGCTTGTAGAGCTCGCCGGGCGCGAGGTAGGGGttggcgcggcgcgcggggcgcGAGAGGCAGATGcggcggagctggcggcgcaggcgAAGCATACGGGTGTGCTCGTGCGCGGACGCTTGCGCTCGCGCGGAAAAATTTCactgcggcgccgcagggcgccggcgctggcggcggcaggcgtCTGGGGCCCtgctggcggcggcagcgcgcccgCTCTGCGTGTAGCCTGCGGGCGGGCGGCCCCCTTTTCAACAGCGTTTGTAGCTCGAACACAAAAGCGAGGTCTGTGCAGACACAAGGTGCAGCGGATGTTGCATAGAGGAGCGACGCAGAGACTTGCCAGTAAGAAGCGAGGCAGAGCGTAGAGCATGAGCGAGGCAGACGTGTGGCAGCAGGCCGCCACGGCGGGGCGGGGCGCGGAGCAGGCGCATCGCGAGGCGCGCGATGCGGACTCGGCGTCTACGTCGTCGGTGGACTCGGTGAACTATCTGCAGTACCTTGAGAAGGCGACGGCCAAGAACCCGTCTGTGTTGCTAGAGCTCGATCCGGACGGCAACGTCAAGTACGTGTCGCAGGTGTGGGAGACGGTGGTGGGGACGCGGTGCGCGGAGGTGGTGGGGCGGCCGGTGTCGGAGGTGATCCTGGGGGGCGACCAGGACAAGCTGGTGTTCCAGAAGGCGGTGGCGATGATGTGCCAGGACGACCGCAGCTGCCGGGTGCGGTTTCTGACGGCGCTGGGCCcggagcgcgcggcggcggacggGGAGGCGGTGGTGGAGCTCGAGGCGCAGGGGACGCTGATCCACGACGGGGAGATCAGCAGCCTGCCGGCGCACTCGATGTGGATCGTGAAGCCGTTCTACGAGGTGGACGAGCTGGACGACTTGCCGCCGGACTTCGTGAAGCGGCTCGGCTTCGGGGCGAAGCTCTTCTCGCACTACTTGCAGCAGATCGAGGATCTGGAGGTGCTAGACGAGCAGGAGCTCCCAACGCCGAAGTGCGAGCTCTGCCGCGTGTGCGAGACGCTCGTGCCGGCGTGGTGGTTGGAGACGCACTCGGAGATGTGCGTGTGCGAGCACCGGATCGAGAGCGCGGTGCAGCTCATCCACGATGAGTTGGTGGAGCTCAAGAGGCTGATAGAAGACTTGACCGGCGCGCTCGGCCAGcccggcgcggcggcggagtACAAGGGTCTCGCGTTGCCGCAGCCGGACCCTAGCGACCTGGGCCCTGCGAAGCAGGCGCCCGTGATGCTCCATCCGTCCCTGAGCTGCCCGAACTTGTCCGACGACGAGCACAACCCGTTCCGCCGCGCGAGCCGCTCGGGCAAGGACGCACGGTCGCTGTTCCACCACGTGCGCTTCCCCTTCAAGCAGCTTTCGCTGTTGAGCGATTTGTGTGAGGACGCCATCAACATCAACACCAGCGAGTTGCTCGACGCGGACGTGCGGGAGCAGGACTCGCCCTACGGCCTTCTTAACATGCAGTCGGTTACATATCGCTTCTCTCCGAACACCAAGAACAACATAGATCACGTAACTGCCTGGGATGCCCAATTGGGGGTCGACGACCCAGCCATAAACCTGTTGACACAGGATACCGTCGAGCTTGTTAAACGGAAGGTGGAGATGGTCCTCAGGTTAGACAATACGATGAGGCATTCGTTGAAGATAAAGCATGAGGTGGATTGCCAGGTTGTGAATTTGATAAAGGATAAAATTGAGAGCAACAAAATCAACCTGCAGGCCGACGAAACGATGCAGGATCTGGGACaggccgcgcagccgctATTTGGCACGTCTTGCAGTCCATCCTCCTCCAGAATTGCTACACCGCTTCCACAGAGGCCCCAGAGCCGTATTCTAACGGACAGCTACATGGCGTCGAGCTCCGTCACGGACCTGAAGGCCGTCATGAACGTGGGTATGCCGCCCCTGGACTATACCTCACGGTCCAACTCGGGCTCGCATCCGCTGTCGCGGTCTATAACGCCGCGGCAGGCTATTACCGACCACTCCTCAAGCGCCTaccagctgccgctgacGGTATCCAACAGTAACACATCCGGAGGCACGCCCGTTGATACGAAACCGCCCACGATTGGGACCCCGCGTGCCTCCTCTACCTCTCAATGCAATCTGCCCAAGCTGAGCACTATCATTAATCTGACGCCTAGAAGAGGCTCGCCGCTGTCATCTGTCGGCATGAACACACCGTTCTCAACAATACAGCGGAAAAGTACTGTCAAAAGCATCGGAGAGAAATCTCCGATGTCTTCACCATTTATGGTCGGGTCTGACTTGTTGTCACCGGAGGGGCACTTACCATCAGCGACTGCCCCGAAGCCTCCTCTATCGCCCTTGTTACTAGCAACAAACCAAGCCAAGGCACCAACGCCATCCATTAAAGATTATGATATTATTAAACCAATAAGCAAGGGTGCTTATGGGAGTGTCTATTTAGCCTATAAGCGCATTACAGGAGAATATTTTGCCATCAAGGTACTAAGGAAGTCCGATATGATCGCTAAGAACCAAGTGACGAATGTGAAGTCCGAGAGGGTTATAATGATGGTCCAGAGTGAAAAACCATACGTTGCAAAGTTGTACGCCACTTTTCAAAATAAGGAAAACTTGTTTCTAGTGATGGAATATCTAAGCGGGGGGGATTTGGCCACACTAATCAAGATGATGGGCAATTTGCCAGACAAATGGGCAAAACAGTACATCACCGAAGTTATTATTGGCGTTGACGATATGCACATGAGCGGGATCATCCACCATGATTTGAAACCGGATAATTTGTTAATAGACTCGAATGGTCATGTGAAATTAACTGATTTCGGGCTTTCTCGGATAGGTTTGATTCAGCGTCATAAAAAGCACCATAGTAGACATTGTTCTATCCAGGCGGTGACGTCAAAGTCGAGACACAACAGTCTAACACCGGATGAAGCTCTAGAGCAAAACGGAGCCGTTACCTGCACACCAAGCAACTTACTCGAAGGACTGATGGTCAGTAGGAGAGGTGAGCGTTCCGATTCTATTTCCAGTTCCCATTCCCAGCTAGATGCACAGACTTTACATCGAACTGGTTCACAGGTGTCCTTCTCTATTATGGACATATCTAGATCTGGGACGCCGCCTCCCCCTCTGCCCGCTCCTATAGCGTCCCTTCAGAATCAACTGTCTCAACAACCCGGGCAACAGCAGCATTCGCATATGAATCAGCCGCAACAACTGTCTTTGGCTCCTTCAAGTAGTGGAAGCATGCCCAAGAGAAGCGCGTCGGTGTTCTCCTCTGACAACTCTGACACTTCCCGCGACTTCGCCTTGTTCCATCCCGATGAAGATGGAAGCAGGCGGTTTTTCGGCACACCCGACTATCTCTCGCCGGAGACAATATTGGGCACAGGTGAAAGCGGTGCCTCAGATTGGTGGTCTGTGGGTTGTATCCTCTTCGAGTTTCTACTAGGCTATCCTCCATTCCATGCGTCCACGGTAGAGGACGTCTTCAAGAACATCCTCAGTGGTCAAATTGATTGGCCTTCATTCCCGAACAAAGAAACTGAACTGGAATACCTTTCGCCTGAGGCGAAAGACCTAATATTGAAGCTATTGGAATCAAATCCAGAAGAGCGCTTGGGCGCGAATGGGGCGCAGGAAATAAAGGAGCATCCATACTTCAAAGGCATTAACTGGAGCAAGGTATACGATGAAGAAGCGTCTTTTGTGCCAACTGTTGATAACCCAGAGGATACAGATTATTTTGATCTTCGAGGAGCTGATTTGGATGAATTGCTGCGCGACAATTATGGTGAAGATGATTTGCAAAGTACTAGCGGGATGCATACTCCAAACTCATCCATGCGGACGGACAAAAAACAGCCCAGCAACCACAGTAGCGGCAACAGCACGCCTGTGCCAAAAATGAGTATTGCTTCAGTTTTTGACCCGCTTTCGCAAGACAATACGAGTAGTAATAGTAACTCGCCGATATTGAAACATATCCCCTTGGCGATTCCTCCTCATTTGAGGGAAAGGCGGCCTAGCAAGTTGAATGATATTCAAACAGAATTTGGCTCTTTCAGCTATCGAAATCTAAGCGCTCTGGACAAAGCAAATAAAGATACCATAAATAGGTTGAAAAGCGAGCACTACTCAGATCACCATCACGTCAGGGCATCTCCTGGCTCTCTGTCAAGCTCTTCTTCCGAGGCATCCTCCAAGCTAAAAGCCGCCAACCCAGGCTCCAGTGCTTCGTCTCCAATCTGCAATAATGCCGGTAAAGGAACCTTTAGCAGAGCAGGTTCTCCGCAGATGGCTCGGACACATTCTCCAAGCAGGCGGAACAGCATAGAGCAGTCGGCTGCTCCCGGCGCCGGTACAATCACGCAGCGGCGCCACACCTGGGACCACCACATTACTCTGGATAACGACTATCCTCCACCAGGCCCGCCCATCACAAAGTTCAAGTCGCCCCTCTCGCCAACCCAGAACATGGGGACTTCTCGCTCAAGGATGCAGTCCAGGACGTCTTCCCAGCGCACCAGCATCAGCGAAATCTCGATGGAGGACGACGAGCGCCACATAGCACTCTCCAAAGTGAACACCTTGCGCAGCCGCAGGCGTAGCGGAAGAAAAAGCTCCTCCGGCACAAGCGAGGTGGGATACAACATGGATGTCTTGCTCTGTGAACCCATTCCCATCCACAGGTATCGCCTCACCAGAGACCTCGAGTCTTTGGGATGCTCCGTCGTCGCCGTAGGCACGGGCGACGAAATCGTTCGACGCGCAACCAGCGGCGTCCGCTTCGACCTCATCATAACCACCCTGAAGCTCCCCAAAATCGGCGCAGTCGACATCACCCGTCTCTTGCGCCAGACCACGAGCATCAACTGCACCACCCCCATCGTGGCCGTCACTGTCAACTATCATGACGCAGGAACCCACATCTTCGACGACGTCCTAGAGAGACCGATCGGAACGGAACAATTGCGCAAATTGGTTTCCAAATATGCCCTTTTTAAATCTCAGCAACATGAAGACACCATCCTGAGTGATTCCGAAATGTAGCAACCAATCATTCTATGCATTCGAGACTTTTACATATGCTGGCTTTATATTTTACTATTTTACTCGATGTTGCCCCGTAGCTTTTCACACTCATTATCGCAACAGCCTTACCTTGAAGCTTTAACGCAATTCCAGTACTCAACTGGACTACGAACACATTAGGCACTTATGGGCCATTCTCTTTAGTATCTTATTCCACTTCAACTAGGTCGCTGGCGCCAGGCAGTTGAAATGGCCTATGTCACTATATACGGAATACTTCTCGAAGCATGAAATTTTGAAAATTTCTTCATTAACAAAATCTGCCTAAGATGTTATCCAGCAATACTAAGCAGGAATTACCAGGGCCCAGCTGGCGCTAAACGATCCGAAATGCCAACCATCTCTGTTTACAAACAGCAGTTATTTGATTTATTGGGGAAGAACTACTCCAATGAGGAATTTGACGAGCTATGCTTTGAATTCGGTATTGAGTTAGACGAAGATACCACGGAGGAAGCTCTCAAGAACAACGAGGAGCCGGAGCTCAAGATCGAAATTGGTGCCAACCGGTACGATCTGCTCTGCATCGAGGGTATTGCGCAGTCGCTCAATGAGTACGTGGGGCGTGCGGAGACGCCAAAGTACAAGCTTGCGGCGCCCACGACGAAGCTATACATCGAGCCATCGACCGAGCAGATCCGGCCATACGCTGCAGCTGCGATATTGAGGAATATCAAGTTTGACGAGCGGTCCTACGCATCCTTCATAGCATTGCAGGATAAGCTGCATTCTAACTTGTGCCGGAACAGAACTCTGGTTGCCATGGGCACACACGACCTGGACAGTATTCAGGGCCCATTTCATTACAAGGCGTTGCCTCCAACTGACTTCAAGTTTGTTCCGCTATTCCAGAGTAAAGAGTTGACGGGTAAGGAGGTGGTGGATCTTTATAAAACGCCAGAGCAGAAGAACAATCTCGGTCGGTTTGTTCACATTATCGAAAACTCGCCTGTATACCCTGTTATCTTTGACTCTCAGGATCAAGTTTGCTCTCTGCCTCCTTTAATCAACTCCGAGCGCTCCAAGATCTCCATTGACACGCGCAATGTTTTCATTGAAGTTACCGCTACCGACAGAACCAAGGCGGAGGTAGTGTTGAACCAGCTGGTAGCTATGTTTTCGCGCTACTGTGAGGACAAATTTTCAGTTGAAGCGGTTGAAATTGTATCTGAACACAACAACGAATCTCGTATCACTCCAAACTTCACTGAGAGAAAGATTAATGTGTCCGCAGAATACATAAACTCTTGTTTGGGTCTACAGCTATCCCTGGAGGAGATATGTGCCTGCTTAAAGAAAATGTCGCTGCACGGAAAGCCAGCTGGCAATGACAAAGATACCATTGAGGTGTCGATTCCTATCACTAGACCAGATATTTTGCATCCCTGTGACGTTTTAGAGGATGCAGCTGTCGGTTACGGTTACAACAACTTGCCTAAGCATAACAAACTATCCAATGCGAACTTTGTCGCTGCTCCTTTGCCAATCAACAAGGTTTCTGATATCTTCAGGATCGCATCCTCTCAAGCCTCTTGGCTAGAAGTACTGCCTCTAACTCTATGCTCGCATGATGAAAACTTTAAATttttgaggctagaggaCGACGGCACAACTGCCGTTAAGCTAGCAAACCCAAAAACTGCGGAGTACCAAGTCGTCAGAACCAGTCTACTGTCTGGTATCTTGAAAACTGTCAGGGAGAACAGAAAGCAGGCATTGCCTATTAAAGTCTTCGAAAGTGGTGATGTTGTGTTCAAGAATCCTGCGCTAGAGAGAAAGGCCTACAACGAGCGCCACTGGGCTGCTGTTTACGTAGGCAAGAACTCTGGTTTTGAGATTATTCAGGGTCTTTTGGGGAAGATCATGCAGACCTTTAGAACATCTTGGCTTCCAGATTACGGGAAAGACTCTGATGGAAGGGGCTACTGGATTGAGGAAGATACCTCAATCCCAACCTACTTCCCCGGTAGAGGCGCCAAAGTTATGTTTAGGTCTAGACAGGGCGCAGAGGTCAAGCAAATTGGCCACTTGGGCGTCTTGCATCCTGAAGTTATGAACAATTTCGAAATTCCGTACGCGGGATCCTACGTAGAATTGAACTCCGAGGTTTTCTTGTAGACGAACCCTTTGTATCACTTTATATCGGGTTTGATGCCTAAACGAGCCTTGGAATTAATTACTCACAAATTAATTTAGATATATCCTTTTAAACAACTGAGATTGTATAATTTTTGAACTAAAAGGTTATATATCATCCGCAAATGCATATGTAACATTTTCTTCATTTCCGAATTCGTCGTCCGAAAGAGCGATGTCGGTTCGACGAAGGCCCCGTTGGGCATGCTCGGCCACATCCTTCATTAGATCATTAACATCCTTATAGTTTGTCATCTCTTTGTCTACAACTTCTTTTAGGTATTGCAATTCTTCTACCAATGCGTCGGTATCAATGATCGGAGAAGCGTCCTCTAAAGTTTGACATGACTGTTCAGACTGAACTGTTGGTGCCACTGCGCCATTGGTGGTGGTAGCAGCGGCCGCATTGTTCCGTAAGCTATCCTCGTACATTTCTTGCCATTGCTCCCTTTTCGGTTTGAACCACTTCGAGACCCACGTGCCTTTT contains:
- the HAC1 gene encoding transcription factor HAC1 (Syntenic homolog of Saccharomyces cerevisiae YFL031W (HAC1)), with protein sequence MTSHTVNDIPADFKSTLPPRKRAKTQEEKEQRRIERILRNRKAAHQSREKKRLHLLYLERKCALLERIVAHVDLGALVAARGDAALGRAVTEYEAVAREGSGTPSFAITLADERSDKDEGAGLSAATTPSVKSPCASGATPGSPCTTVGEEAFGRRDFVLEAKPEPLAAESYSYGAFAPAYEEGPRAFGGRPAASESWNLLLTQSQNYPLGGSSIFKDDLNEPFELTDSSVDFDHWRNPAAVVQWKRRV
- the REX2 gene encoding Rex2p (Syntenic homolog of Saccharomyces cerevisiae YLR059C (REX2)), whose protein sequence is MLRLRRQLRRICLSRPARRANPYLAPGELYKPIVWIDCEMTGLDHTSDHIIEVCCLVTDGHLNPVDDGYESVVHASAAALAAMDAWCTQHHGASGLTARALACPKSAAQVEAELLAYIRRLVPRPGRAVLAGNSVHMDRLFMLRDFPAVVAHLSHRIIDVSSLAEVCARHNPALHAATPRKRAAHTARADILESIAQLRWYRAHYLVPPEMTCTSADDPASPTPT
- the RIM15 gene encoding protein kinase RIM15 (Syntenic homolog of Saccharomyces cerevisiae YFL033C (RIM15)), whose translation is MSEADVWQQAATAGRGAEQAHREARDADSASTSSVDSVNYLQYLEKATAKNPSVLLELDPDGNVKYVSQVWETVVGTRCAEVVGRPVSEVILGGDQDKLVFQKAVAMMCQDDRSCRVRFLTALGPERAAADGEAVVELEAQGTLIHDGEISSLPAHSMWIVKPFYEVDELDDLPPDFVKRLGFGAKLFSHYLQQIEDLEVLDEQELPTPKCELCRVCETLVPAWWLETHSEMCVCEHRIESAVQLIHDELVELKRLIEDLTGALGQPGAAAEYKGLALPQPDPSDLGPAKQAPVMLHPSLSCPNLSDDEHNPFRRASRSGKDARSLFHHVRFPFKQLSLLSDLCEDAININTSELLDADVREQDSPYGLLNMQSVTYRFSPNTKNNIDHVTAWDAQLGVDDPAINLLTQDTVELVKRKVEMVLRLDNTMRHSLKIKHEVDCQVVNLIKDKIESNKINLQADETMQDLGQAAQPLFGTSCSPSSSRIATPLPQRPQSRILTDSYMASSSVTDLKAVMNVGMPPLDYTSRSNSGSHPLSRSITPRQAITDHSSSAYQLPLTVSNSNTSGGTPVDTKPPTIGTPRASSTSQCNLPKLSTIINLTPRRGSPLSSVGMNTPFSTIQRKSTVKSIGEKSPMSSPFMVGSDLLSPEGHLPSATAPKPPLSPLLLATNQAKAPTPSIKDYDIIKPISKGAYGSVYLAYKRITGEYFAIKVLRKSDMIAKNQVTNVKSERVIMMVQSEKPYVAKLYATFQNKENLFLVMEYLSGGDLATLIKMMGNLPDKWAKQYITEVIIGVDDMHMSGIIHHDLKPDNLLIDSNGHVKLTDFGLSRIGLIQRHKKHHSRHCSIQAVTSKSRHNSLTPDEALEQNGAVTCTPSNLLEGLMVSRRGERSDSISSSHSQLDAQTLHRTGSQVSFSIMDISRSGTPPPPLPAPIASLQNQLSQQPGQQQHSHMNQPQQLSLAPSSSGSMPKRSASVFSSDNSDTSRDFALFHPDEDGSRRFFGTPDYLSPETILGTGESGASDWWSVGCILFEFLLGYPPFHASTVEDVFKNILSGQIDWPSFPNKETELEYLSPEAKDLILKLLESNPEERLGANGAQEIKEHPYFKGINWSKVYDEEASFVPTVDNPEDTDYFDLRGADLDELLRDNYGEDDLQSTSGMHTPNSSMRTDKKQPSNHSSGNSTPVPKMSIASVFDPLSQDNTSSNSNSPILKHIPLAIPPHLRERRPSKLNDIQTEFGSFSYRNLSALDKANKDTINRLKSEHYSDHHHVRASPGSLSSSSSEASSKLKAANPGSSASSPICNNAGKGTFSRAGSPQMARTHSPSRRNSIEQSAAPGAGTITQRRHTWDHHITLDNDYPPPGPPITKFKSPLSPTQNMGTSRSRMQSRTSSQRTSISEISMEDDERHIALSKVNTLRSRRRSGRKSSSGTSEVGYNMDVLLCEPIPIHRYRLTRDLESLGCSVVAVGTGDEIVRRATSGVRFDLIITTLKLPKIGAVDITRLLRQTTSINCTTPIVAVTVNYHDAGTHIFDDVLERPIGTEQLRKLVSKYALFKSQQHEDTILSDSEM
- the FRS1 gene encoding phenylalanine--tRNA ligase subunit beta (Syntenic homolog of Saccharomyces cerevisiae YLR060W (FRS1)) is translated as MPTISVYKQQLFDLLGKNYSNEEFDELCFEFGIELDEDTTEEALKNNEEPELKIEIGANRYDLLCIEGIAQSLNEYVGRAETPKYKLAAPTTKLYIEPSTEQIRPYAAAAILRNIKFDERSYASFIALQDKLHSNLCRNRTLVAMGTHDLDSIQGPFHYKALPPTDFKFVPLFQSKELTGKEVVDLYKTPEQKNNLGRFVHIIENSPVYPVIFDSQDQVCSLPPLINSERSKISIDTRNVFIEVTATDRTKAEVVLNQLVAMFSRYCEDKFSVEAVEIVSEHNNESRITPNFTERKINVSAEYINSCLGLQLSLEEICACLKKMSLHGKPAGNDKDTIEVSIPITRPDILHPCDVLEDAAVGYGYNNLPKHNKLSNANFVAAPLPINKVSDIFRIASSQASWLEVLPLTLCSHDENFKFLRLEDDGTTAVKLANPKTAEYQVVRTSLLSGILKTVRENRKQALPIKVFESGDVVFKNPALERKAYNERHWAAVYVGKNSGFEIIQGLLGKIMQTFRTSWLPDYGKDSDGRGYWIEEDTSIPTYFPGRGAKVMFRSRQGAEVKQIGHLGVLHPEVMNNFEIPYAGSYVELNSEVFL